The Desertibacillus haloalkaliphilus region ACTCGTTCATTGACAGGATACCCACTACCATCATCGTCGATGGTAGTCGTTCCATAATAATCATCATACGTTGACCATACTTCACCCGATGGAGCACGACAAAGGTAAAAGCCTGGGTTATTATTTGTATCCTCTGTCACGGCATAGGCAATAGTCTGCGATGAAGCATAAACTTGTCTCTCGTTTAACAAGGGGATAAATAAAGACACCAATAAAATAAAAATAAGCAAAAGTATTTTCCAACGTGTTTTAACTATAAGTTGCACTTTTCCCAATTACTATCCCACCTTTATGCACGAACAAAAAAACGCCCCTAATAAGACACAGGTATTTCCTGTGAAACTTATTAGGGGCGTCCCTTTTTCCAATATCTACTTATAAGTAAAATAACATAAAACTAAACAATATGCTATATATTAGATTTAATTATTGTTCAAACAAACAATTACAAATATTTAATAGTTTAAAATAAAAAGAGGATAGCATTAGCTGTATCCTCTTTTGTAAGTTTTATTCCTCAATTCCTATATAAGAAGGACTACCGTTATACGCTTGAAAAGTGATCATATTTCTATCTTTTTTAAGGCCACCTTCCATAAAGGCTACTGTAGACTTACCTTCTTCCAACATTTCATTTCTCATTATATTATAACCAAAGTTTTCTCCATCCTCTTTACTTGGAAAGTACCCACCTCTTCCGAAGAAGAAACGATTATTCATTTGAAATCCATACATATCACGAGTAGGTAAAACTTCCATTTCGACTGAAAAACGATAACTTTCTCCCTCGCCTTTAGTTAATGAATCAAAGTTTTCAAACATAGGGAGAAAAGTGCTATACTCCTCTGTTTCATCAAAAGCAATAATATGTTTAATCGTAACTTCCATACCATCAGTAAATCTAAATTCTAGTATGTCTTCCTTGATATTTTTTGTAGGAATACCAGTTACTGATTCAATATTTGTCCCTGTCGTCGAAATTTCTACAAACTCTCGTAATGCACCATGATCATCTGACGAGGTATCTTTCAATCTAGAAAATCGATTTAATATCGTTGCAGCCTGCGCTCGATTAGACTTATCTTCCAATCGAAAAGAATGATCTTCAAACCCTCCTATTAACCCAGTCCCATGAACTAGTGCTACATAAGGTACAATATCATCATCCATACTTGTAAAATCTCTTAATGGTAAATATGTGTCACCTAATTGTGATAAGTCTTCCTCAAACGTTTCATTTTCATTTGCCAATGCCCTTGCAGACATCTTTGTCATTTCCTCCCTAGTAATTGCTTCATTGGGGTTAAACGATGTTCCATACTCACTTTCAAAAATAATACCCGCATCAACAGCACTACCTATCGCTTGATCTGCCCAATGTTCCGAATCACTAAAAGGATTGGGTTTATCATCCAGATTTAACATACGAGTTAAAATTGACACAAACTCCGCTCTTGTAATCTCATCATTCGGTCCAAATGTCCCATTAGGATACCCATTTATGTAACCTTCTTCAACCATTCGCTCAATAGAACTCTTTGCCCAGTGATTATTGGAAACATCCGTAAAAGACGTATTTGCTGTTGCAATAGAACCTCCAATTAATATCACTATTAATATCATAGCTATTAAAACCATATTAAATTTCATATTCATTTTTTAACCTCCCTCAATAATTCAATTATACCCCATATGGTATATTTTGTAAATTTATTTTTTCAATAAAAAAAACCTTATGCGTTGAGGACACACTTATTGCAGGTAGTGTATCAAACTTCAACCCAAAAGGCTGTAAACTTCATAAAATGCTGCTGACTTATACAAGTCGCAAAAGAAAAAAATAATAGAACAGAATTGATTAACTTAATTATAGCAACCTCCAGTCAAAATAACTACTCAAAATTGGAGAAACTTTCTTTAATTCCGTAGATATTCATAAACAGCTGCCTGACGAATCATTATACTTTCTCCCCTAAAATATCTTGGACCTTCAGTTTCTAAAATCAGTACAACGCTAGGCCCTCTTAGGGTTTGCTTAAAATCGAACTCAGGAGCATCATAAGTACAAGGAAATCGAACATAACCATCAGCATTTGTTTGATTACAAACAGAGTCACTTGTTTTATCATCGATAAATTGTAAATGTGCAATTTTTACTTCATGTTGAAAGAATGAATTTTCTTCTGGCACAAGATTATCATCTAACCTTAAATGATACTTTAAACTTTCGTGCAAATACTCTTCACCTAAGTGGTTACCATTTTCCTTATAGAAGACAAGGTATCCATTCGACATCTCTTTTTGATCAATTAATAAAGCCGCGTCATGTACGGCAATCTCTCCATAGTTTTTCAAATATCGTGTACTTGTCATATCTGTTTCTATATTCCATTGTAATGTCATAATCCCGGCAAATAATGCAACAAGAAAAAAACTCTGTAACGCTGAAGACATTATAAACGCTCCTTATGTACCAATGTACTCACTAATTACTCGTATATCCTTAGAAATCTCTAGGTCTGAGTTAAACAAATCAAAAAT contains the following coding sequences:
- a CDS encoding S-layer homology domain-containing protein, translated to MNMKFNMVLIAMILIVILIGGSIATANTSFTDVSNNHWAKSSIERMVEEGYINGYPNGTFGPNDEITRAEFVSILTRMLNLDDKPNPFSDSEHWADQAIGSAVDAGIIFESEYGTSFNPNEAITREEMTKMSARALANENETFEEDLSQLGDTYLPLRDFTSMDDDIVPYVALVHGTGLIGGFEDHSFRLEDKSNRAQAATILNRFSRLKDTSSDDHGALREFVEISTTGTNIESVTGIPTKNIKEDILEFRFTDGMEVTIKHIIAFDETEEYSTFLPMFENFDSLTKGEGESYRFSVEMEVLPTRDMYGFQMNNRFFFGRGGYFPSKEDGENFGYNIMRNEMLEEGKSTVAFMEGGLKKDRNMITFQAYNGSPSYIGIEE
- a CDS encoding peptidase M23, translating into MSSALQSFFLVALFAGIMTLQWNIETDMTSTRYLKNYGEIAVHDAALLIDQKEMSNGYLVFYKENGNHLGEEYLHESLKYHLRLDDNLVPEENSFFQHEVKIAHLQFIDDKTSDSVCNQTNADGYVRFPCTYDAPEFDFKQTLRGPSVVLILETEGPRYFRGESIMIRQAAVYEYLRN